One Aquisalimonas asiatica DNA window includes the following coding sequences:
- a CDS encoding HprK-related kinase A: MRVAELGGDGVRRALSGCGLSLVTGGLTTRIRTRISGVAESLEQLYAAFPVAPDDGFADFHCTLRAPRTLRRWYRPQVLFLADGRSVFKPLAFHQAFPMLEWGMNWCIGTQLRHQLVLHAASLERNGRALIMPAPPMSGKSTLTAALANSGWRLLTDESTLVDLAGGRVSGPARPVSLKNASIDVIRSFAPAAHLSEPCHDTLKGTVAHMRPPDDSVHRAGEPAQPAWVVFPRFEPGASTRLVRKPAGEAFLQVAANAFNYPALGRIGFHALADLMEQVETYEFVYSRLEEAIEVFHGLRS, encoded by the coding sequence ATGAGGGTTGCCGAGCTGGGTGGTGACGGGGTGCGGCGTGCGCTCTCGGGGTGTGGCCTGAGCCTGGTGACGGGTGGCCTGACCACCCGCATCCGGACCCGCATCTCGGGGGTCGCCGAGTCCCTTGAGCAGCTCTATGCCGCGTTTCCCGTCGCCCCCGACGACGGCTTTGCCGACTTCCACTGCACCCTGCGCGCACCGCGTACCCTCCGCCGCTGGTATCGGCCACAGGTGCTGTTTCTCGCGGACGGGCGCAGCGTCTTCAAGCCGCTGGCCTTCCATCAGGCGTTCCCCATGCTCGAGTGGGGCATGAACTGGTGCATCGGCACGCAACTGCGCCACCAGCTGGTGTTGCACGCCGCGTCGCTGGAGCGTAACGGGCGTGCGCTGATCATGCCGGCACCGCCCATGTCCGGGAAGAGCACCCTGACTGCGGCGCTGGCCAACAGCGGCTGGCGCCTGCTGACCGACGAATCGACACTGGTGGATCTTGCCGGAGGGCGCGTCAGCGGCCCGGCGCGGCCGGTGAGCCTGAAGAACGCCTCCATTGACGTGATCCGCTCGTTTGCGCCGGCCGCGCACCTGAGCGAACCCTGCCATGACACCCTCAAGGGCACCGTGGCGCATATGCGCCCCCCGGATGACAGCGTTCACCGCGCCGGGGAGCCGGCACAGCCTGCGTGGGTGGTGTTTCCCCGTTTCGAGCCGGGGGCGTCCACCCGGCTTGTGCGTAAACCCGCGGGCGAGGCGTTCCTGCAGGTGGCGGCCAATGCATTCAACTATCCCGCGCTTGGCCGCATCGGTTTCCATGCCCTCGCCGATCTCATGGAGCAGGTGGAGACCTACGAATTCGTCTACAGTCGGCTGGAGGAGGCGATCGAGGTATTCCATGGCCTGCGAAGCTGA
- a CDS encoding nucleotidyltransferase domain-containing protein, giving the protein MACEADGTTLLCRALAHPERMETLNAAEWRALVPAARETSLLGTLWVLAGDAGLQERLPEQVARHLFGGYLVAERNGEAIRWELEQLQGGLLQRLAPPVALKGAAYLMAELPNARGRLCNDIDLLVPREQLERAETLLFYEGWVSTHHDDYDQRYYREWMHELPPMHHLRRGATLDLHHNILPETFAVRVPPERLLDAAQPLPPPWRYRVFSPPHLVLHAVVHLLQETEWDRALRDLYDIHILLRHHAALQGGAFWDALEYEARSLGVAWLLAHALDCCARRLGTHVPAETRRRLDAGFRPSRSLTRAVFRYGLNTRASVTPVRDAVARGALFLRGHWLKMPPRLLARHLFYKAFLAPREADAEQQDTEAHRHG; this is encoded by the coding sequence ATGGCCTGCGAAGCTGACGGCACGACCCTGCTCTGCCGGGCGCTGGCGCACCCGGAGCGCATGGAGACCCTGAACGCAGCCGAGTGGCGGGCACTGGTGCCTGCCGCCCGCGAGACGTCGCTGCTGGGAACGCTATGGGTGCTCGCCGGCGACGCCGGCCTGCAGGAGCGCCTGCCCGAGCAGGTCGCCCGGCACCTGTTTGGTGGCTACCTGGTTGCCGAGCGCAATGGCGAGGCGATCCGCTGGGAGCTGGAGCAGCTTCAGGGCGGGCTGCTCCAGCGGCTGGCGCCCCCGGTGGCGCTGAAAGGTGCGGCGTATCTCATGGCCGAGCTGCCCAACGCCCGTGGCCGGCTCTGCAATGATATCGACCTGCTGGTGCCCCGTGAGCAGCTGGAGCGCGCGGAGACGCTGCTGTTCTACGAAGGCTGGGTCAGCACCCATCACGACGACTACGATCAGCGCTACTACCGGGAGTGGATGCACGAGCTGCCGCCCATGCACCACCTGCGGCGCGGTGCCACTCTGGATCTCCACCACAATATCCTCCCGGAGACGTTCGCCGTCCGCGTCCCGCCCGAACGCCTGCTGGATGCCGCGCAGCCGCTGCCACCGCCATGGCGGTACCGGGTGTTCAGCCCGCCACATCTGGTGTTGCACGCCGTCGTGCACCTGCTGCAGGAAACCGAGTGGGATCGCGCCCTCAGAGATCTGTACGATATTCACATCCTGTTGCGGCATCATGCCGCGTTGCAGGGCGGCGCGTTCTGGGACGCACTGGAGTACGAGGCCCGGTCTCTTGGCGTGGCGTGGTTGCTGGCCCACGCCCTGGATTGCTGCGCACGCCGGCTGGGCACCCACGTGCCTGCGGAGACGCGGCGGCGGCTCGACGCCGGGTTCCGTCCGTCCCGTTCCCTGACCCGCGCCGTGTTCCGCTATGGGCTGAACACCCGGGCCAGCGTCACCCCGGTGCGCGATGCGGTCGCCCGTGGGGCATTGTTCCTGCGCGGGCACTGGCTGAAGATGCCGCCGCGCCTTCTGGCTCGACACTTGTTCTACAAGGCATTTCTCGCGCCCAGGGAAGCGGATGCGGAGCAGCAGGATACCGAGGCGCACCGTCACGGCTGA